One part of the Cellulosilyticum sp. I15G10I2 genome encodes these proteins:
- a CDS encoding DUF5711 family protein — MSRLKSKRALGQVVSVLIMIVIIIVTYLLFVRGSLVDTPKNYTVLEQEKELIQLDILSATYVGINNKQLIKVTENGIVAYDFDGEELWSDTLTLDNYIVRQREPYIAIANKMGNTITIFSDKGKQGEVVCQNPIAYFSINKNGSVAVIENLGDSHIVSAYDEKGNSLGVQRVSHVKAKNTGYPAAAEVSPNNELLLTSYIDVDNPVLTSNLLAIQIQKPKEEKIDNSLYGIEQKDNFIYEIEFIKDNEWVSIGDKWMTWYTMSGQEIARQENVLAYFSPYIVKASSYGDGFLPIISAKDLNKSTIHKQNELSYFNAKGEMFFNLKLDEPVTYFYANDKGVVLGQRNFFMGYNKMGIKLFEFNTSLDVSKVFYLPDRKAGIAVTKDKVILLKPKKERK; from the coding sequence GTGAGTAGACTAAAAAGTAAGAGGGCACTAGGACAAGTGGTAAGTGTATTAATTATGATTGTGATCATCATAGTTACTTATTTATTATTTGTTAGAGGCTCATTAGTTGATACCCCTAAGAATTATACAGTTTTAGAACAAGAAAAAGAACTTATTCAGTTAGATATACTGAGTGCTACATATGTAGGGATAAATAACAAACAGCTGATTAAAGTTACTGAAAATGGAATAGTGGCGTATGATTTCGATGGAGAAGAACTGTGGTCAGATACGCTAACACTTGATAACTATATTGTAAGACAAAGAGAACCCTATATTGCAATAGCTAATAAAATGGGAAATACTATTACAATATTTAGTGATAAAGGTAAACAAGGGGAAGTTGTTTGTCAAAATCCAATAGCTTACTTTTCTATTAATAAGAATGGCAGTGTAGCTGTAATAGAAAATTTAGGTGACTCACATATTGTATCAGCCTATGATGAAAAAGGGAATTCATTAGGTGTACAAAGAGTAAGCCATGTAAAAGCCAAAAATACAGGGTATCCTGCAGCAGCTGAAGTGTCTCCTAATAATGAACTGCTTTTAACAAGCTATATTGATGTAGATAATCCAGTTCTAACCTCAAATTTACTTGCTATACAAATTCAAAAACCTAAGGAAGAAAAAATAGATAATAGTTTATACGGCATAGAACAAAAAGATAACTTCATCTATGAAATAGAGTTTATCAAAGATAACGAGTGGGTAAGCATTGGGGATAAATGGATGACCTGGTATACTATGAGTGGTCAGGAAATTGCAAGGCAAGAAAATGTATTAGCCTATTTTAGTCCGTATATTGTTAAAGCAAGCAGCTATGGAGATGGGTTTTTACCTATTATTTCTGCTAAAGATTTAAATAAAAGCACTATACATAAGCAAAATGAGCTTTCATATTTTAATGCAAAAGGAGAAATGTTTTTTAATCTAAAATTGGATGAACCCGTTACTTACTTTTATGCGAATGATAAAGGGGTAGTACTTGGACAAAGAAATTTTTTTATGGGCTACAACAAGATGGGAATAAAATTATTTGAATTTAATACTTCATTAGATGTAAGTAAAGTATTTTACCTGCCCGATAGAAAAGCAGGCATTGCTGTAACTAAGGATAAAGTGATATTACTAAAACCAAAGAAGGAGAGAAAATAG
- a CDS encoding CvpA family protein translates to MLDLIIIGIIIVFGMIGYYTGLLKTIITLLSSIIAFVLSFLMYPIINSFLKLTPIYGIINKWIASKLAHVEFGTGIQTQGNAISENITWLPKLMSEQIIKNNNQEVYKLLNVSHVGDYVSTYLTHIILSLLSLLVTWLILKILLTIFLNTTHVMVSHLPVVSTVNKIGGLGAGIGKGLLSIWIVCLLVPFAITYPYFAGIEAYIADSQLAKWLYENNMILVAFHSLLNI, encoded by the coding sequence ATGCTTGATCTTATTATTATTGGTATCATTATAGTATTTGGAATGATAGGATATTATACAGGGCTTTTAAAGACAATCATCACATTGTTAAGTTCTATCATAGCATTTGTTTTGTCGTTTTTAATGTATCCTATTATTAATTCGTTTTTAAAACTAACGCCTATTTATGGCATCATCAATAAATGGATTGCCAGCAAGCTGGCGCATGTTGAATTTGGCACAGGTATACAAACTCAGGGAAACGCTATTAGTGAAAATATAACATGGCTGCCAAAGTTAATGAGTGAACAGATCATAAAAAATAATAATCAAGAAGTCTATAAACTACTTAATGTATCACATGTAGGCGACTATGTCAGTACCTATTTGACGCATATTATATTAAGTTTGCTTTCGCTTTTGGTAACATGGTTAATTCTAAAAATATTATTAACGATATTCTTAAATACTACACATGTAATGGTATCTCACTTACCGGTAGTGTCTACTGTAAATAAAATCGGTGGACTTGGAGCAGGGATAGGAAAAGGGTTACTAAGTATTTGGATTGTTTGTTTACTCGTACCATTTGCTATAACCTACCCTTATTTTGCAGGTATTGAAGCCTATATAGCAGATAGTCAGCTGGCAAAATGGCTTTATGAGAATAATATGATACTAGTTGCCTTTCACTCTCTTTTAAATATATGA